A portion of the Stigmatella aurantiaca DW4/3-1 genome contains these proteins:
- a CDS encoding glycoside hydrolase family 1 protein has product MSRHRLLLALPLLVAACSESSRFEPDAARTALIGTGLPAGFLLGTSTSSHQVEGGNTNDWTRWEQERFPDGRPHIKDERPSGEATDSWNRFGEDVRAMQVLGANAYRFGLEWSRLEPTPGAWNAEAAERYRQWARSLRQQGITPLVTLYHFTLPLWVSDAGGWENPATLEAFEAYAARVAEALGGEVDWWCTVNEPNVYAIQGYLDGIWPPGKKDTRAMAAVLDRLIEAHARAARQLRALDTVDADGDGHATRIGLAHHARIFQAATGSMADVAATALTDAFVNESVPEALRTGRIRLSVPGSTSIDREVEGLKGSIDYFGLNYYTRDYIRQDLGEASLARQYTPRGKTVNDLGWELYPEGLYLFLQRYGTLGVPILVTENGMADRSGERRPRYLQTHLYAVEQAIAEGVDVRGYFHWSLIDNFEWAEGYEPKFGLFAVDVNSPEKSRTETPSVRTFQDIARNLGLTPSP; this is encoded by the coding sequence GTGAGCCGCCACCGCCTCCTGCTCGCCCTGCCCCTGCTCGTGGCCGCGTGCTCGGAAAGCTCCCGCTTCGAGCCGGACGCGGCGCGCACCGCCCTCATCGGCACCGGCCTGCCCGCGGGCTTCCTGCTGGGCACCTCCACCTCCTCGCACCAGGTGGAGGGCGGCAACACGAATGACTGGACCCGGTGGGAGCAGGAGCGCTTCCCGGACGGGCGCCCGCATATAAAGGATGAGCGGCCCTCCGGCGAGGCCACGGACTCGTGGAACCGCTTCGGCGAGGATGTCCGGGCCATGCAGGTGCTGGGCGCCAACGCCTACCGCTTCGGGCTGGAGTGGAGCCGGTTGGAGCCCACCCCGGGCGCCTGGAACGCCGAGGCGGCGGAGCGCTACCGGCAGTGGGCCCGCTCGCTGCGCCAGCAGGGCATCACCCCCCTGGTGACGCTCTACCACTTCACCCTGCCCCTCTGGGTGTCGGACGCGGGCGGGTGGGAGAACCCCGCCACGCTGGAGGCCTTCGAGGCGTACGCGGCCCGGGTGGCCGAGGCGCTCGGCGGCGAGGTGGACTGGTGGTGTACGGTGAACGAGCCCAACGTGTACGCCATCCAGGGCTACCTGGACGGCATCTGGCCCCCGGGCAAAAAAGACACCCGGGCCATGGCCGCGGTGCTCGACCGCCTCATCGAGGCGCATGCGCGCGCCGCCCGCCAGCTCCGGGCCCTGGACACCGTGGACGCGGACGGTGACGGCCATGCCACGCGCATTGGCCTGGCCCACCACGCGCGCATCTTCCAGGCGGCCACCGGCTCCATGGCGGACGTCGCCGCCACGGCCCTCACCGATGCCTTCGTCAACGAGAGCGTCCCCGAGGCGCTGCGCACCGGCCGCATCCGCCTGTCCGTGCCGGGCTCCACCTCCATTGACCGCGAGGTGGAGGGTCTGAAGGGCTCCATCGACTATTTTGGGCTCAACTACTACACGCGAGATTACATCCGTCAGGACCTGGGCGAGGCCTCCCTGGCCCGCCAGTACACTCCGCGTGGAAAAACGGTGAATGACCTGGGCTGGGAGCTGTATCCGGAGGGGCTCTACCTCTTCCTCCAGCGGTACGGCACCCTGGGGGTGCCCATTCTCGTCACCGAGAACGGCATGGCCGACCGCTCTGGCGAGCGCCGGCCGCGCTACCTCCAGACCCACCTCTATGCCGTGGAACAAGCCATCGCGGAGGGAGTGGACGTGAGGGGATACTTCCACTGGAGTCTGATCGATAATTTTGAATGGGCGGAAGGGTACGAACCCAAATTCGGTCTTTTCGCGGTGGACGTGAACAGCCCGGAGAAAAGCCGCACGGAGACACCGTCGGTACGAACGTTCCAAGACATCGCGCGCAACCTCGGCCTCACGCCGAGCCCCTGA
- a CDS encoding PAS domain-containing sensor histidine kinase has translation MNEQSNGWADVFMALPTPAYLLDDAGKIQACSLMGAQVLGTSPTALRGHRWGELQVDREVLARLEAERARLLVTGKPCSLELSWPSAEGIRLHTFQLAPVAGPEGASRVLVTAQPLSEAETVYTRALELEQAARAEVETAERRRSFLYQAMTTLFAHPPDPQGMYTLLAHLAVPDLADWCLVDALDQGASVCRMAVACLDPTLEERARALPRRMELRPDAPVGLMRVLRTGESELVPAVTDSLLRAAAAEPYHPALLTQLQAGSYMIVPLRARGNSLGAVTFVSSGSGRRYGPEDLALAEDLCQRASLAIDNARLFGESRRATRAREDLLAVVSHDLKNPLGVVQLGAALLLRERPNVPRDEHVHKHATRIRDASDRALRLISDLLDWGRLEEGRLPLETREVDASALVLEAVDSIRPLAEAHGLQVVVELPEGLPRVVCDRGRVLQVLGNLLGNAVKFTDPGGRVTVGARTQGDEARLYVRDTGKGIPPEQLSYVFDRYWQAKDSVSRGTGLGLAIAKGLVEAHGGRIEAQSTLGEGSTFSFTLHAVPSHEERVLHS, from the coding sequence ATGAATGAGCAGAGCAATGGGTGGGCGGACGTCTTCATGGCGCTGCCAACCCCGGCCTACCTGCTCGACGATGCAGGAAAAATCCAGGCTTGCAGCCTCATGGGTGCCCAGGTGCTGGGGACATCCCCCACGGCCCTCCGGGGCCACCGGTGGGGCGAGCTCCAGGTCGACCGCGAGGTGCTTGCCCGGCTGGAGGCCGAGCGGGCCCGCTTGCTGGTGACCGGAAAGCCCTGCAGCCTGGAGCTGTCCTGGCCCTCCGCGGAAGGGATCCGCCTGCACACCTTTCAACTGGCCCCCGTGGCGGGCCCCGAGGGCGCCTCGCGCGTCCTCGTGACGGCCCAGCCCCTGTCCGAGGCCGAGACGGTCTACACGCGCGCCCTGGAGCTGGAGCAGGCCGCCCGCGCCGAGGTGGAGACCGCCGAGCGCCGCCGCTCCTTCCTCTATCAGGCGATGACCACCCTGTTCGCCCACCCGCCGGACCCCCAGGGCATGTACACGCTGCTGGCCCACCTGGCCGTGCCGGACCTGGCCGACTGGTGCCTGGTGGATGCGCTCGACCAGGGCGCCTCGGTGTGCCGGATGGCGGTGGCGTGCCTGGACCCGACACTCGAGGAGCGCGCCCGGGCCCTGCCCCGCCGCATGGAGCTGCGGCCCGATGCCCCGGTGGGGTTGATGCGGGTGCTGCGCACCGGCGAATCCGAGCTGGTGCCCGCGGTGACCGACTCGCTCCTGCGCGCCGCCGCCGCCGAGCCCTACCACCCGGCGCTCCTGACCCAGCTCCAGGCCGGCTCGTACATGATCGTCCCCCTGAGGGCGCGGGGCAATTCGCTGGGCGCCGTCACCTTCGTCTCCTCGGGCTCGGGGCGCCGCTATGGCCCGGAGGACCTGGCCCTGGCGGAGGACCTGTGCCAGCGCGCCAGCCTCGCCATCGACAACGCGCGCCTGTTCGGCGAGTCCCGCCGCGCCACCCGCGCGCGCGAGGATCTGCTGGCCGTCGTCTCCCATGACCTGAAGAACCCGCTGGGGGTGGTGCAGCTGGGCGCGGCGCTGCTCCTGCGCGAGCGGCCCAACGTCCCCCGGGACGAGCACGTGCACAAGCACGCCACCCGCATCCGGGACGCGTCGGACCGGGCGCTGCGGCTCATCTCGGATCTGCTGGATTGGGGCCGGCTGGAGGAAGGCCGGCTGCCCCTGGAGACGCGCGAGGTGGACGCCTCGGCGCTCGTCCTCGAGGCGGTGGACAGCATCCGCCCCCTGGCGGAGGCGCACGGGCTCCAAGTGGTGGTGGAGCTGCCCGAGGGGCTGCCGCGCGTGGTGTGCGACCGGGGCCGGGTGCTCCAGGTGCTGGGCAACCTCCTGGGCAACGCGGTGAAGTTCACCGACCCGGGGGGCCGCGTCACCGTGGGGGCCCGGACGCAAGGCGACGAGGCCCGGCTCTACGTGCGGGACACCGGCAAGGGCATCCCCCCCGAGCAGCTCTCCTACGTCTTCGACCGCTACTGGCAAGCCAAGGACTCCGTCAGCCGCGGCACGGGGCTGGGGCTGGCCATCGCCAAGGGGCTCGTCGAGGCCCATGGGGGCCGCATCGAGGCGCAGAGCACCCTGGGCGAGGGCAGCACCTTCTCCTTCACCCTGCACGCCGTCCCCTCCCACGAAGAGCGCGTTCTCCACTCCTGA